A window from Setaria italica strain Yugu1 chromosome VIII, Setaria_italica_v2.0, whole genome shotgun sequence encodes these proteins:
- the LOC101758631 gene encoding putative disease resistance RPP13-like protein 3, with protein sequence MNFGTGAISALIPKLCELLKDEYDLQKSVKGRIKFLRSELESMQAALKKVSGIPAQQLDENTRLWARDVRELSYDIEDSIDRFLLRVESTKPGKPHGIKELVERIFGSLSNIKRRHKMATDIKDFECLVKVVKERHDRYNVNSTVASPVVTPVDPRLHSLYKKVTELIGIDETSAELINLLNNGDDMSKKHLKIVSVVGVGGLGKTTLAKAVYEKLKVEFECCAFVSVGQYPDVKKVLKDILLELDKEKYKDIHNLKRDEKQLIDLILEFLDNKRYFIVIDDVWSIQYWEIIRLALVETNLGCRIITTTRIFDVAKGAGDVYELHALSYENSRKLFYSRIISGQGICRHDEMDDVHEKILKKCGGIPLAIIAMASLLAGKQRDQWFDVYGSISFSRNGNLHVENTMKILAFSYYDMPFHLKTCLLYLNVFPEDYIIDKDRLIWMWIAEGFVHAKQQGAGKQFELGEAYFNELMNRSMIQPLENKLEHGMIRGCRLHDMVLGLIRSLSCEENFVTIFHNEQNAFSERQVRRLSFQRRTVGNIPRVEMGMPRIRSLVVYWCSSFQVVPLSRFTVLRVLALEDCPDIKASHLKHLGDLHQLRYLGLKDTGISC encoded by the exons ATGAACTTCGGAACGGGGGCAATCAGTGCCCTCATCCCCAAGCTTTGCGAGCTCCTAAAAGATGAGTATGACCTACAGAAGAGCGTGAAGGGAAGAATCAAGTTCCTCAGGTCTGAGCTCGAGAGCATGCAGGCTGCCCTCAAGAAGGTGTCCGGCATACCTGCACAGCAGCTTGATGAGAACACCAGACTTTGGGCCAGGGATGTCCGGGAGCTGTCCTACGACATCGAGGACAGTATCGACAGATTCCTATTGCGTGTGGAGAGCACGAAGCCAGGGAAACCACACGGGATCAAAGAGTTGGTTGAAAGGATCTTCGGCTCACTTTCCAATATCAAGAGACGCCACAAAATGGCCACCGACATCAAGGACTTCGAGTGCCTCGTCAAGGTGGTGAAGGAACGGCACGACAGGTACAATGTTAACAGCACTGTTGCTAGTCCTGTGGTAACACCTGTTGATCCCCGCCTACACTCTCTTTACAAAAAGGTGACTGAGCTTATTGGTATCGACGAGACAAGTGCTGAGCTCATAAACTTACTTAATAATGGGGATGACATGTCAAAGAAACACCTCAAGATCGTCTCTGTTGTTGGAGTTGGGGGATTAGGTAAGACAACTCTTGCCAAAGCAGTGTATGAGAAGCTTAAAGTGGAATTCGAGTGTTGTGCTTTTGTTTCGGTGGGTCAATATCCAGATGTGAAGAAAGTTCTCAAGGATATTCTCCTTGAGCTTGACAAGGAAAAGTATAAGGACATCCACAACTTAAAAAGGGATGAAAAACAACTGATTGACTTGATCTTGGAGTTCCTTGACAACAAGAG GTACTTTATTGTTATTGATGACGTATGGAgcattcaatattgggaaataaTCAGATTGGCTTTGGTTGAAACCAACCTTGGATGTAGAATAATCACAACTACTCGTATATTTGACGTTGCGAAAGGAGCTGGAGATGTTTATGAGCTACATGCACTTTCTTATGAAAACTCCAGAAAGTTATTTTATTCGAGGATTATAAGTGGTCAAGGAATATGTCGAcatgatgaaatggatgatGTACATGAGAAAATATTGAAGAAATGTGGTGGCATACCACTAGCTATCATTGCAATGGCCAGTTTATTGGCAGGTAAACAAAGGGATCAATGGTTTGATGTGTATGGTTCTATAAGTTTCAGTCGTAATGGTAACCTGCATGTGGAGAACACTATGAAGATATTGGCTTTCAGCTACTATGACATGCCTTTTCATCTAAAAACATGTTTACTGTACCTAAATGTATTTCCGGAAGACTATATTATCGATAAAGATCGattgatatggatgtggatagCTGAAGGTTTTGTCCATGCGAAACAACAAGGAGCTGGTAAACAATTTGAACTTGGAGAGGCATACTTCAATGAGCTCATGAACAGAAGCATGATACAGCCACTGGAAAACAAATTGGAGCATGGTATGATACGTGGTTGTCGTCTTCATGATATGGTGCTTGGTCTGATCCGTTCTTTGTCATGTGAAGAAAATTTTGTTACTATATTTCACAATGAGCAGAACGCTTTTTCAGAACGGCAAGTCCGCAGATTATCCTTCCAAAGGAGAACAGTAGGAAACATCCCTAGGGTTGAGATGGGAATGCCACGCATACGGTCACTTGTAGTGTATTGGTGTAGTTCTTTTCAGGTGGTTCCACTGTCGAGGTTCACTGTTTTACGAGTGCTTGCTTTGGAGGATTGCCCGGACATTAAAGCCTCTCATCTGAAGCATCTTGGGGATTTGCATCAGTTGAGATACCTGGGGTTAAAAGATACGGGTATTTCTTGTTAG